TTTGGTATGTAATTCCCACAATTGACTTCACTCAAAGAACCCCTCATCGTGGGGCCGCAAATCGATCTCGAAACCCCAGGCACCTTTGTCCTGTTGCACCAGACGCCAATAGGCATCGGCCACGGCGTCAATATTCATGAGAGGTTCACTCTCCTCGACATCCCCTCTCTCGTGCAATAGAGGGGTATCCAGCACCCCGTCTATGATAACGTGAGCCACATGAATACCCTCGGGCCACAGCTCGCGGGCCAATGCCCAGGCCAAACCGCGCACCGCAAACTTGGCACTGCTAAAGGCAATGGCACCTCCCCGGCCCCGAATGGACGAAGTAGCGCCAGTGAAAAGGATAGCACCGCCACCCGCAGACAGCATATCGCCGACCACTTCCTTTGCACACAGAAAGGAGCCGTAGGCACACACGCGCCAGGACAGTTCAAACTCATCCAGGGTCAGTTCGTGAAAATCTTTCCAGGAGGCATTGCCAGCGTGGTTAATCAGGACATCAACCGGGCCCAATTCCTCGCGCACCCGGGCAAAACTCTGGATCACCTGCTGGGGATCGGTGATATCCGTGGGTACAGCCAGAGCCTTCACACCCTCTTGCAGCAGTTCTTCAGCCAGTTCCTGGATATAATCAGGGGACCGGGCCAGCAACCCCACCTGATAGCCTTCGCCTGCAAACTTCCTCACCAGCGCGGCACCTAAACCAGAGCCGACCCCTGAAATAACAGCCGTTTTGGACATAGTACTCTCCTTTTTTTACAGACCTTGCGCCCCCATCGGATGCGGACCGTGAGTCATCACACCCTGTCGCGCACGGGCATAAACCGCATCCTGAATCTCGAGAATACGCACCGCATCAACAATCGTCGGCTCAAACGCATTGCCCTCGCGGCTCGCGTCTAACGCTTTACCCATCACGCGCTGCATGCGCTCGCCATGCGAAATATCCTCGCTAAACTGGACGCCCTCAGTCGTATGAACCTCAATCAAAGGCTCGCCATTGCGACCGTACTGCTCAAAAACCGAAGCCTTTGTACCGATAAACCGAAAAAAATGATCCCCACTGCGCGTACCCGCCGGATAAGTATAACCGGACTC
This Gemmatimonadota bacterium DNA region includes the following protein-coding sequences:
- a CDS encoding SDR family NAD(P)-dependent oxidoreductase → MSKTAVISGVGSGLGAALVRKFAGEGYQVGLLARSPDYIQELAEELLQEGVKALAVPTDITDPQQVIQSFARVREELGPVDVLINHAGNASWKDFHELTLDEFELSWRVCAYGSFLCAKEVVGDMLSAGGGAILFTGATSSIRGRGGAIAFSSAKFAVRGLAWALARELWPEGIHVAHVIIDGVLDTPLLHERGDVEESEPLMNIDAVADAYWRLVQQDKGAWGFEIDLRPHDEGFFE